In Sphaeramia orbicularis chromosome 3, fSphaOr1.1, whole genome shotgun sequence, a genomic segment contains:
- the LOC115410714 gene encoding intestinal mucin-like protein has translation MECDQNCEPGYEYHVVPTQCCGRCVQKKCIVSVPPNITHVLESGDTWAPVQLPCVRFECVQIGNQFVTVETKIICPPFNPEECIQGTESLAPDGCCQVCVKKDQPCRVLPPPKPWR, from the exons ATGGAATGTGACCAAAACTGTGAGCCG ggTTATGAGTACCACGTCGTCCCCACCCAGTGCTGTGGACGCTGTGTCCAGAAGAAGTGTATAGTATCTGTGCCGCCCAACATCACCCATGTTCTAGAG tctgGGGACACCTGGGCTCCGGTCCAACTGCCCTGTGTGAGGTTCGAGTGTGTGCAGATCGGAAACCAGTTCGTCACTGTGGAAACCAAGATCATCTGTCCTCCCTTCAACCCAGAGGAATGTatccag GGAACAGAGAGTTTAGCACCAGATGGATGCTGTCAAGTCT GTGTTAAGAAGGACCAGCCGTGCAGAGTACTACCTCCGCCAAAACCCTGGAGATAA